A DNA window from Coffea arabica cultivar ET-39 chromosome 6c, Coffea Arabica ET-39 HiFi, whole genome shotgun sequence contains the following coding sequences:
- the LOC113692857 gene encoding protein FLX-like 4, protein MTSRKHIPSAHEGRSVPGPAFIHHGALPAGHRPMEPLPPPELLDSRLAVQAAEIEQLAVDNHRLAASHGALRQDLVAAQQEIQKLADHIRSMQTESDIQIRVLLERIAKMEVDIRAGESVKKDLQQAHSEARSLALARKELTAQVQKASQELEKARADVKTLPEMNTELDSLRKEHQRLRMTFEYEKGLNIEKVEKMRIMEKEMVGMHGELERLRAEVFNVEKRAHAPYTYGGPNINPHTFYPPAVHGSGGYVDNYGRPAVPMGAGPISPGMIPYGGSVTAGAPDGVGAVAGAVAGAAGNPSWTGTYDASHARR, encoded by the exons atGACTTCGAGAAAACACATACCATCAGCACATGAAGGACGTTCTGTACCAGGTCCTGCTTTCATTCATCATGGTGCATTGCCTGCTGGCCATCGTCCGATGGAGCCACTTCCTCCTCCTGAGCTTTTAGATAGTAGATTGGCTGTTCAGGCAGCGGAAATTGAGCAGCTTGCTGTGGATAATCATAGGTTGGCAGCCTCCCATGGGGCTTTGAGGCAGGATCTTGTTGCTGCTCAGCAAGAAATACAGAAGCTTGCAGATCATATTAGAAGCATGCAGACTGAGAGTGATATCCAGATTCGTGTATTATTGGAAAGGATAGCAAAAATGGAAGTTGACATCAGAGCTGGTGAGAGTGTAAAGAAGGACTTGCAGCAAGCACATTCTGAGGCACGGAGCCTGGCATTAGCTAGAAAAGAGCTGACTGCTCAAGTACAAAAGGCCAGTCAGGAGCTGGAGAAAGCCCGTGCTGATGTCAAAACATTACCGGAAATGAATACTGAACTCGATAGTTTAAGGAAAGAACATCAAAGGTTACG AATGACATTTGAGTACGAAAAAGGTTTAAACatagagaaagtggaaaaaatGCGAATCATGGAGAAGGAAATGGTGGGCATGCATGGAGAACTGGAAAGATTGCGTGCCGAGGTGTTCAATGTCGAGAAGAGAGCACATG CTCCCTACACGTATGGTGGACCCAACATCAATCCACATACATTCTACCCACCTGCTGTACATGGTAGTGGTGGATATGTTGATAATTATGGAAGACCTGCTGTTCCGATGGGTGCTGGGCCTATATCCCCGGGAATGATCCCGTATGGTGGTTCCGTCACTGCAGGTGCTCCTGATGGAGTTGGAGCTGTAGCAGGAGCTGTTGCTGGTGCTGCTGGGAATCCTTCATGGACGGGAACATATGATGCCTCGCATGCTCGGAGGTGA
- the LOC113692953 gene encoding tetraspanin-15-like, protein MAENSAPPEEVVVPVPEEKNEAKEKEVVVTIPEAKNEAEEKEVAVLISEAKNEAKEKEAKEIPDDTTTTAAAATTNTSVAAKTDKMKIIVLSLTVLSFLLSFPILFSIAWLLYLRQYDCENLLDLPKLQLVIVIGLAIVFFVSNFVVKFGSRFPMLGLLLVVVPLILMLIVGLGLEGAFDMEARTIPGTPRWLEFRVDNDYNWKDIKSCLYATTTCRELALRSYTTKSFDFTASKLSSIESGCCLPPTSCGMEYVNATFWRKEDSTLDASNLLERDCDLWKNDETILCYNCQACKDGFLKPLLGKWQNIGTFLVVMAALLSVSHLLLFISTMWEQLRGYHKSKLIAHSF, encoded by the exons ATGGCTGAGAATTCTGCTCCCCCAGAAGAAGTTGTAGTGCCTGttccagaagaaaaaaatgaagccaaagaaaaagaagtCGTGGTGACTATTCCTGAAGCAAAAAATGAAGCCGAAGAAAAAGAAGTTGCAGTGCTTATTTCTGAAgcaaaaaatgaagccaaagaaaaagaagcTAAAGAAATCCCTGATGATACTACCACCACTGCTGCTGCTGCCACTACTAATACTAGTGTGGCAGCTAAAACAGATAAAATGAAGATTATTGTGCTTTCATTAACCGtactttcatttcttctttcctttccaaTCCTCTTTTCAATCGCTTGGTTGCTGTACTTGAGACAATATGACTGTGAAAACCTTCTTGACTTGCCAAAGTTACAACTTGTGATTGTCATTGGTCTAGCAATTGTCTTCTTTGTGAGCAACTTTGTAGTGAAATTTGGAAGCCGGTTTCCTATGCTTGGACTTCTCTTAGTTGTGGTGCCACTGATTTTGATGCTGATTGTTGGTCTTGGACTTGAGGGTGCTTTTGACATGGAAGCTCGTACCATACCCGGTACTCCTAGATGGCTTGAGTTCAGGGTGGATAATGACTACAATTGGAAGGATATCAAATCCTGCTTGTATGCTACAACGACATGTAGAGAGTTGGCGTTAAGGTCTTATACCACCAAATCCTTTGACTTCACAGCAAGCAAATTATCATCGATTGAG TCTGGTTGTTGTCTGCCGCCAACAAGCTGTGGAATGGAGTACGTGAATGCCACATTCTGGAGGAAAGAAGATTCAACACTGGATGCGTCCAACCTATTGGAGAGGGATTGTGATCTATGGAAGAATGATGAAACCATTCTGTGCTACAACTGCCAAGCCTGTAAAGATGGATTTCTCAAACCATTACTTGGTAAATGGCAGAACATTGGGACCTTCCTCGTTGTCATGGCTGCTCTGCTTTCAGTCTCGCATCTGTTGCTTTTTATTTCTACAATGTGGGAGCAACTTCGAGGATACCATAAAAGCAAATTAATCGCACATTCATTTTAA